One stretch of Bacillota bacterium DNA includes these proteins:
- a CDS encoding type II toxin-antitoxin system VapB family antitoxin, giving the protein MRTNIVIDDELMEKAMKLSGLNTKKDVVREALTEYVNRRTRKDLSDLRGKIRFADNYDYKSLRKGRRNDSG; this is encoded by the coding sequence ATGCGCACCAATATAGTCATTGACGATGAACTAATGGAAAAGGCCATGAAGCTCTCTGGTCTGAACACAAAAAAGGATGTTGTCCGTGAAGCTCTTACGGAATACGTAAACCGTCGCACCAGGAAAGATTTAAGTGATCTCAGAGGTAAGATACGTTTTGCGGATAACTACGATTATAAGTCTCTGAGAAAGGGCCGCAGAAATGATTCTGGTTGA
- a CDS encoding PIN domain nuclease yields MILVDTSVLIGYMKGHEGSKALLFDKIISRDIPFGISVFTYQEVLQGARDESELIQLKEYLSSQTIYYPRSELVIYNEAATAYYTLRRRGITLGCTLDCLIALIAIENDLALLHDDSDFDYLAEVLPELKILTTI; encoded by the coding sequence ATGATTCTGGTTGATACTTCGGTTCTTATTGGCTATATGAAGGGGCATGAGGGTAGCAAAGCGCTATTGTTTGATAAAATTATTTCCCGGGACATCCCCTTTGGCATCAGTGTTTTTACTTATCAGGAGGTATTACAGGGTGCCCGTGATGAATCTGAGCTGATTCAATTAAAGGAGTATTTATCCTCGCAAACGATATACTATCCGCGCTCTGAATTAGTTATATACAATGAGGCAGCTACGGCATACTATACTTTGCGGCGCCGGGGCATCACGCTGGGTTGTACATTGGATTGTTTGATTGCTCTAATTGCTATTGAGAATGACTTGGCGCTTTTGCATGATGACAGCGACTTTGATTACTTGGCCGAAGTTCTCCCCGAGCTGAAGATCTTAACCACAATTTAA